One Janthinobacterium sp. TB1-E2 genomic region harbors:
- a CDS encoding ComF family protein: MRTASRHRLDAAWQALRQWLGATVLPAQCALCGIGCPQMLCPPCRAQYLGQGRGQLRHRCRQCANPLDDVALLCGRCLRQRPAYDAAITAFDYAAPVDQLLLQLKFGARLALAPLLAELLHVAIQQQPEWEAPQLLCPVPLGPARLAERGFNQALEIARPLARLLDVALQPRLALRVRETRAQSGVAPQERQANLAHAFAIAPEHAPLLQGCHVGIVDDVMSSGHTVNALAAACKSEGAARVSILVVARTPPR; the protein is encoded by the coding sequence ATGCGAACCGCCAGCCGGCACCGCCTTGATGCCGCGTGGCAGGCGCTGCGCCAGTGGCTGGGCGCCACGGTGTTGCCGGCCCAGTGCGCGCTGTGCGGCATCGGCTGCCCGCAAATGCTGTGCCCGCCCTGCCGCGCGCAGTACCTGGGACAAGGACGCGGGCAACTGCGCCACCGCTGCCGCCAGTGCGCCAATCCGCTCGACGATGTGGCGCTGCTGTGCGGGCGCTGTTTGCGCCAGCGGCCCGCGTACGACGCCGCGATCACGGCGTTTGATTATGCGGCGCCCGTCGACCAGTTGCTGCTGCAGCTGAAATTCGGCGCGCGCCTGGCGCTGGCGCCCCTGTTGGCAGAACTGCTGCACGTTGCCATTCAGCAACAACCAGAGTGGGAAGCGCCGCAGTTGCTGTGCCCCGTGCCTCTGGGCCCGGCCCGGCTGGCCGAGCGGGGTTTTAACCAGGCGCTGGAAATTGCCCGTCCGCTGGCGCGCCTGCTGGACGTAGCTTTACAGCCCCGCCTGGCGCTGCGGGTACGCGAAACCAGGGCGCAAAGCGGCGTGGCGCCGCAGGAACGGCAAGCCAACCTGGCGCACGCGTTCGCCATCGCGCCCGAACACGCACCGCTATTGCAAGGGTGTCATGTCGGCATCGTCGACGACGTGATGAGCAGCGGCCATACCGTCAACGCCCTGGCCGCCGCCTGCAAGAGCGAAGGCGCGGCCAGGGTCAGCATATTGGTGGTGGCGCGCACGCCGCCACGCTAG
- a CDS encoding twin transmembrane helix small protein → MKILVAIAFILILGSLGSALFFLMRDKGKSNRTVQALALRVGLSITLFLLILLAHKLGYIQPTGIH, encoded by the coding sequence ATGAAAATCCTCGTTGCCATCGCCTTCATCCTGATCCTGGGCAGCCTGGGCTCGGCCCTGTTCTTCCTCATGCGCGACAAGGGCAAGAGCAACCGCACCGTGCAGGCGCTGGCCCTGCGCGTGGGCTTGTCGATCACTCTGTTCCTGCTGATCCTGCTGGCGCACAAGCTCGGCTACATCCAGCCGACGGGCATACATTAA
- the ctaD gene encoding cytochrome c oxidase subunit I, with the protein MSTSTSTSTLDHAGHDHDHAHDHPTGYRRWLFATNHKDIGTLYLWFSFIMLLSGGVLALMIRTELFHPGLQFFHPEFFNQLTTMHGLVMVFGAIMPAFVGYANWMIPLQVGASDMAFARMNNFSFWLLPPAALLLATSFLVPGGATAAGWTLYAPLSTQMGPGMDMAIFAMHLMGASSIMGSINIIVTILNMRAPGMTLMKMPMFCWTWLITAYLLIAVMPVLAGAITMTLTDRHFGTSFFNAAGGGDPVMYQHIFWFFGHPEVYIMILPAFGIVSQILPAFARKPLFGYASMVYATASIAILSFIVWAHHMFTTGMPVTSQLFFMYATMLIAVPTGVKVFNWIATMWKGSMTFETPMLFSVGFIFVFTMGGFTGLILAVTPIDIQLQDTYYVVAHFHYVLVAGSLFALFAGFYYWSPKWTGHMYNETRGKIHFWLSLITFNVTFFPMHFLGLAGMPRRYADYPAQFTDFNMIASIGGFGFGLMQVYFLFFVVLPTIRGGKAAPAKPWEGAEGLEWTVPSPAPFHTFETPPTVK; encoded by the coding sequence ATGAGTACTAGCACGAGCACTAGCACCTTGGACCACGCCGGTCACGATCACGACCATGCCCACGACCACCCCACCGGCTACCGCCGCTGGCTGTTTGCCACCAACCACAAGGATATCGGTACCCTGTACCTGTGGTTCTCGTTCATCATGCTGCTGTCGGGCGGCGTGCTGGCCCTGATGATCCGTACTGAACTGTTTCACCCAGGCCTGCAATTTTTCCACCCTGAATTTTTTAATCAACTGACCACCATGCACGGCCTGGTGATGGTGTTTGGCGCCATCATGCCGGCCTTCGTCGGCTACGCCAACTGGATGATCCCGCTGCAAGTGGGCGCGTCCGACATGGCGTTTGCCCGCATGAACAACTTCTCGTTCTGGCTGCTGCCGCCGGCCGCGCTGCTGCTGGCCACGTCCTTCCTCGTGCCGGGCGGCGCCACGGCTGCCGGCTGGACCCTGTATGCGCCGCTGTCGACGCAGATGGGCCCTGGCATGGACATGGCCATTTTCGCCATGCACCTGATGGGCGCCTCGTCCATCATGGGTTCGATCAACATCATCGTCACCATCCTGAACATGCGCGCACCGGGCATGACCCTGATGAAAATGCCGATGTTCTGCTGGACCTGGCTCATTACCGCGTATCTGCTGATCGCCGTGATGCCCGTGCTGGCCGGCGCCATCACCATGACGCTGACGGACCGCCATTTCGGCACCTCGTTCTTTAACGCGGCAGGCGGCGGCGACCCCGTCATGTACCAGCACATCTTCTGGTTCTTCGGCCACCCCGAGGTCTACATCATGATTCTGCCGGCCTTCGGCATCGTCTCGCAGATCCTGCCCGCGTTTGCCCGCAAACCGCTGTTCGGCTACGCCTCGATGGTCTACGCTACCGCTTCCATCGCGATTCTGTCCTTCATCGTCTGGGCGCATCACATGTTTACCACCGGCATGCCGGTGACGAGCCAGCTGTTCTTCATGTACGCGACCATGCTGATCGCCGTGCCGACGGGCGTGAAAGTGTTCAACTGGATCGCCACGATGTGGAAGGGTTCCATGACGTTCGAGACGCCGATGCTGTTCTCGGTCGGCTTCATCTTCGTGTTTACCATGGGCGGCTTCACGGGCCTGATCCTGGCCGTCACGCCGATCGACATCCAGTTGCAGGATACCTATTATGTGGTGGCGCATTTCCACTACGTGCTGGTGGCCGGTTCGCTGTTTGCCCTGTTCGCCGGTTTCTACTACTGGTCGCCGAAATGGACGGGCCATATGTACAACGAGACGCGCGGCAAGATCCACTTCTGGCTGTCCCTGATCACGTTCAACGTGACCTTCTTCCCGATGCACTTCCTGGGCCTGGCCGGCATGCCGCGCCGCTACGCCGACTATCCGGCGCAGTTCACGGACTTCAACATGATCGCTTCGATCGGCGGCTTCGGTTTTGGCCTGATGCAGGTGTACTTCCTGTTCTTCGTGGTCTTGCCGACCATCCGCGGCGGCAAGGCTGCGCCAGCGAAACCATGGGAAGGCGCGGAAGGCCTGGAGTGGACCGTGCCGAGCCCGGCGCCTTTCCACACGTTTGAAACGCCGCCGACCGTGAAATAA
- a CDS encoding DUF2970 domain-containing protein, whose product MGESKQPEKASFLYSLRAVVWSFTGLRRKSDFDTDSAKLNPVHIVIAGFLVVACLIGILISIVKFVVL is encoded by the coding sequence ATGGGCGAATCCAAGCAGCCTGAAAAAGCGTCGTTCCTGTATTCGCTGCGCGCCGTCGTGTGGTCGTTCACGGGACTGCGCCGCAAGAGCGATTTCGACACGGATTCGGCCAAGCTCAATCCCGTGCACATTGTCATCGCCGGCTTCCTGGTGGTGGCTTGCCTGATCGGCATCCTGATTTCAATTGTTAAATTCGTCGTTTTATAA
- a CDS encoding methyltransferase domain-containing protein: MPVPTSPPKMSAPIDAVQVRDFFSRPARVAPSDFLRREVSARMHERLELVKITPHRVLDAGCGPGADLAQLQKDYPAAQIIGLDAAQAMMQAARAPASKLASLNQFLSKLLPAKAGVDLLCGDLGDLPLAQGSIDLVWSNLALHWHAQPDRVFAEWRRALRLDGLLMFSCFGPDTFREVRDAFAEADLYPHALPFVDMHDFGDMLVETGFSTPVLDMEIITVTYDTAEKLLADVRAFGGNPLTTRRRGLMGKAAWQRMLAALEKTRRPDGKLGLSFEVIYGHAFRPAPRVTRNGEAIIRFDLPRKPK, from the coding sequence ATGCCAGTTCCCACCAGTCCGCCCAAAATGAGTGCGCCCATCGATGCGGTGCAAGTACGCGATTTCTTTTCCCGTCCGGCGCGCGTCGCGCCATCGGACTTCCTGCGCCGCGAAGTGTCGGCACGCATGCACGAGCGCCTGGAGCTGGTGAAAATCACGCCGCACCGGGTGCTTGACGCCGGCTGCGGCCCTGGCGCGGACTTGGCGCAGCTGCAAAAGGATTATCCCGCCGCGCAGATTATCGGTCTCGATGCAGCGCAAGCGATGATGCAGGCGGCGCGCGCGCCCGCGTCGAAACTGGCCAGCCTGAACCAGTTCCTCAGCAAACTCTTGCCGGCCAAGGCGGGCGTGGATTTATTGTGCGGCGACCTCGGCGACTTGCCGCTGGCGCAAGGCAGCATCGACCTCGTGTGGTCCAACCTGGCGCTGCACTGGCATGCCCAGCCCGACCGCGTGTTTGCCGAATGGCGGCGCGCGCTGCGCCTCGATGGTTTGCTGATGTTTTCCTGTTTCGGTCCGGACACCTTCCGCGAAGTGCGCGACGCCTTTGCCGAGGCGGACTTGTATCCGCATGCCTTGCCCTTTGTCGACATGCACGACTTTGGCGACATGCTGGTCGAGACGGGTTTTTCCACGCCCGTGCTGGATATGGAGATCATCACGGTGACCTACGACACGGCGGAAAAACTGCTGGCGGACGTGCGCGCCTTTGGCGGCAACCCGCTGACCACGCGCCGCCGCGGCCTGATGGGCAAGGCGGCCTGGCAGCGCATGCTGGCCGCGCTGGAAAAAACGCGCCGTCCCGATGGCAAGCTGGGCCTGAGTTTCGAGGTGATCTATGGCCACGCCTTCCGTCCCGCGCCGCGCGTGACGCGCAACGGGGAAGCCATCATTCGATTTGACTTGCCGCGCAAACCCAAATAA
- the trmL gene encoding tRNA (uridine(34)/cytosine(34)/5-carboxymethylaminomethyluridine(34)-2'-O)-methyltransferase TrmL has product MFHVVLVEPEIPPNTGNVIRLCANTGAQLHLVEPLGFPLDDAKMKRAGLDYHDYANMKVHKNWDAFLADTQPDPSRMFAMTTRGSRPFGDVAFLPGDVFVFGSETKGLDPALRDGFPAEQRIRLPMRPDNRSLNLSNTVAVVVYEAWRQHGYQGGA; this is encoded by the coding sequence TTGTTTCACGTTGTTTTGGTAGAACCTGAAATCCCGCCCAATACGGGTAACGTCATCCGCTTGTGCGCGAACACGGGCGCGCAGCTGCACCTGGTCGAACCGCTGGGCTTTCCGCTCGACGATGCCAAGATGAAGCGCGCCGGCCTCGATTACCACGATTACGCCAACATGAAGGTGCACAAGAATTGGGACGCGTTCCTGGCCGACACCCAACCCGACCCATCCCGCATGTTCGCCATGACGACGCGCGGCTCGCGCCCGTTCGGCGACGTGGCCTTCCTGCCGGGCGACGTGTTCGTGTTCGGTTCGGAAACGAAAGGCCTGGACCCGGCCCTGCGCGACGGTTTTCCAGCGGAGCAACGCATCCGCCTGCCGATGCGCCCGGACAACCGCAGTTTGAATTTATCGAATACGGTGGCCGTCGTCGTGTATGAAGCGTGGCGCCAGCATGGCTACCAGGGCGGCGCGTAG
- a CDS encoding tubulin-like doman-containing protein, producing MAENLNQTITGGASERKQDKIIELRPTLFIGIGGTGMQVLMRVRRRILNTLWGGAGNRTRIEGLADFPIAQFIHFDLDNGAVIESGESQAKDLQFDQVKFTDDDKVVESFDMDKYSRDEDSLEKYPHIKEWLPLTPQRIRELRFDMSSGAGQIRAVSRLYFFDKYAKIRDKIRLKLKALKAGLSHERQLAELGLRMETNRFRIVIVGSVAGGTGSGSFLDMGLLARWLARSEVGAADVELMLFLPTGYTKANKDRVEANGYAALMELESAMMGNKGYVGRWDAYDRPELTREPYSEVYLIDSGNLAQQHTKDVSDVYHMVADSLFEDFASADFARAKRSIAVNQAQHKNSLYNAPVPQDRFGDMRLYFSKRFSSFGMAVLDTRQEAARDERAHRWAGAMLQAFFGVGGTDAGANRATDTQRDNFLAANMFLKGTPFSDFPEFSDKSIELKRSSGDFIDFRVVDELLEDRHGHLLAGVENRVNTRINDIRTGFDRSEWPAQVRDAMKHLERDAVRDQDSTADTTEDRISKRRREVLDDVKKVVRDQLYGYLDNKEFGGLEYVLSLVEQIKDRIEAPGSGLTAQIGNNAERYREIKEAVRSREYERLLNNLEQTRSTFGFLSNGEKQAGVVMDHLRTEMANALKFHLRAKAADESVILLGELSRWLGNRVGVDAQGRAQWNGLVGELQTGREGVLAMLAELKTANTILQKDLDKEHATLIVIPVTENDIALPSAATLRQWADEAFKDMGGSKALFPMLGEPAQRGLILAKVTRMAENMIATTSLVEGATSTPDPLFEALEQMDVSERLDRFRKLLACSMPWIDANMAGDFTVVSDQFKCVIGVANAAAFKAKFGAELESCVPTQVGITVSQLEIVETGIRGRAVCYCELAGVPMTVLRGLEGWRTSYRKEGDNDKAPTHTHIDPTQFTHPIAPNTDEMKRLAEDFGEFLQAIMLGVLTRHTGRVVPPGQYQFAVEPGDLRRIGNERAIRQNGMPASYEKNIALRIEEKLTALDAVQTAAMAALAKYYERTVYAPKLVAQADGSQLPYVGFGSAISAEVGARLRESARRKGMASDELDRTVQTLLGRLKEWANVIGDSDSDAYDWEVREPEADGQPRLKYAIKAEMLEAGRLEQLLRPAGAAAAPAAAVFGMAPPPLGGMPPPLVEYQYFLGINGQQQGPFTAQQIVQYVQAGQVAPGTTKVWRAGLPAWADLAQFPELSPLFLSAPPPLMPPPL from the coding sequence ATGGCAGAGAACCTGAACCAAACCATCACCGGCGGCGCCAGCGAGCGCAAGCAGGACAAGATCATCGAACTGCGCCCGACCCTGTTCATCGGTATCGGCGGCACGGGCATGCAGGTGCTGATGCGCGTGCGCCGGCGCATCCTCAACACCCTGTGGGGCGGCGCGGGCAACCGCACGCGCATCGAAGGATTGGCCGACTTTCCCATCGCGCAATTCATCCATTTCGACCTCGACAATGGCGCCGTGATCGAAAGCGGCGAGTCGCAGGCGAAGGACTTGCAGTTCGACCAGGTGAAGTTCACGGATGATGACAAGGTGGTCGAATCGTTCGACATGGACAAGTACAGCCGTGATGAAGATTCCCTGGAAAAATATCCGCACATCAAGGAGTGGCTGCCGCTGACGCCGCAGCGCATCCGCGAATTGCGTTTCGACATGAGCAGCGGCGCCGGCCAGATCCGCGCCGTGTCGCGCCTGTATTTCTTCGACAAGTACGCGAAGATCCGCGACAAGATCCGCTTGAAGTTGAAAGCGCTGAAGGCGGGCCTGTCGCACGAGCGCCAGCTGGCCGAGCTGGGCTTGCGCATGGAAACGAACCGTTTCCGCATCGTCATCGTCGGTTCCGTGGCGGGCGGCACGGGTTCCGGTTCCTTCCTCGACATGGGCTTGCTGGCGCGCTGGCTGGCGCGCAGCGAAGTGGGCGCGGCCGACGTCGAGCTGATGCTGTTCTTGCCGACCGGCTACACCAAGGCCAACAAGGACCGGGTCGAGGCCAATGGCTATGCGGCGCTGATGGAGCTGGAATCTGCCATGATGGGCAACAAGGGCTACGTGGGCCGCTGGGATGCGTATGACCGTCCGGAACTGACACGCGAGCCGTACAGCGAGGTCTACCTGATCGACTCGGGCAACCTGGCGCAGCAGCACACCAAGGATGTCAGCGACGTCTACCACATGGTGGCCGATTCGCTGTTCGAGGATTTCGCCTCGGCCGACTTCGCACGCGCCAAGCGTTCGATCGCCGTCAACCAGGCGCAGCACAAGAACTCGCTGTACAACGCGCCCGTGCCGCAAGACCGCTTCGGCGACATGCGCCTGTATTTCTCCAAGCGCTTTTCCTCGTTCGGCATGGCCGTGCTCGATACGCGCCAGGAAGCGGCGCGCGACGAGCGGGCCCACCGCTGGGCCGGCGCCATGCTGCAAGCGTTCTTTGGCGTGGGCGGCACGGATGCGGGCGCCAACCGGGCCACGGATACGCAGCGCGATAACTTCCTCGCTGCCAATATGTTCCTGAAGGGCACGCCGTTCAGCGATTTCCCCGAGTTTTCCGACAAGAGCATCGAACTGAAGCGCTCGAGCGGCGACTTCATCGATTTCCGCGTCGTCGACGAATTGCTGGAAGACCGCCACGGCCACTTGCTGGCCGGCGTGGAAAACCGGGTCAACACGCGCATCAACGATATCCGCACGGGCTTTGACCGCAGCGAATGGCCGGCGCAAGTGCGCGATGCCATGAAGCACCTGGAACGCGACGCCGTGCGCGACCAGGATTCCACGGCCGACACGACGGAAGACCGCATCAGCAAGCGCCGCCGCGAAGTGCTCGACGACGTCAAGAAAGTCGTGCGCGACCAGCTGTATGGCTACCTGGACAACAAGGAATTCGGCGGCCTCGAATACGTGCTGTCCTTGGTGGAACAGATCAAGGATCGCATCGAGGCGCCGGGCAGCGGACTGACGGCGCAGATCGGTAACAATGCCGAGCGCTACCGCGAAATCAAGGAAGCCGTGCGCTCGCGCGAATACGAACGCCTGCTGAACAATCTGGAACAGACGCGCAGCACCTTCGGTTTCCTCAGCAACGGTGAAAAGCAGGCCGGCGTGGTGATGGACCATTTGCGCACGGAAATGGCGAATGCCCTGAAATTCCATCTGCGCGCCAAGGCGGCGGACGAGTCCGTCATCCTGCTGGGCGAACTGTCGCGCTGGCTGGGCAACCGGGTCGGCGTCGATGCGCAAGGCCGCGCGCAGTGGAATGGCCTGGTGGGCGAGCTGCAAACGGGCCGCGAAGGCGTGCTGGCCATGCTGGCGGAACTCAAAACGGCGAATACGATTTTGCAGAAGGACCTGGACAAGGAACACGCAACCCTGATCGTCATTCCCGTCACAGAAAATGACATCGCGCTGCCATCGGCGGCCACCTTGCGCCAGTGGGCCGATGAAGCGTTCAAGGACATGGGCGGCTCGAAAGCGCTGTTCCCCATGCTGGGCGAACCGGCGCAACGGGGCTTGATCCTGGCCAAAGTCACGCGCATGGCCGAGAACATGATCGCCACGACGAGCCTGGTGGAAGGCGCGACAAGCACGCCCGACCCCCTGTTCGAGGCGCTGGAACAGATGGATGTGTCCGAACGCCTGGACCGCTTCCGCAAGCTGCTGGCCTGTTCGATGCCGTGGATCGACGCCAATATGGCGGGCGACTTCACGGTCGTGTCAGACCAGTTCAAGTGCGTGATCGGCGTGGCCAACGCGGCCGCCTTCAAGGCGAAATTCGGCGCCGAGCTCGAATCGTGCGTGCCGACCCAGGTGGGCATCACGGTGAGCCAGCTGGAAATCGTCGAGACGGGCATCCGCGGGCGCGCCGTCTGCTATTGCGAACTGGCCGGCGTGCCGATGACGGTGCTGCGGGGCCTGGAAGGCTGGCGCACCAGTTACCGCAAGGAAGGCGACAACGACAAGGCGCCGACCCACACGCACATCGATCCGACGCAATTCACGCACCCGATCGCACCGAACACGGATGAGATGAAGCGCCTGGCGGAAGACTTCGGCGAATTCCTGCAAGCGATCATGCTGGGCGTGCTGACGCGCCACACGGGCCGCGTCGTGCCGCCGGGCCAGTACCAGTTTGCCGTCGAGCCGGGCGACTTGCGCCGCATCGGCAACGAGCGGGCCATCCGCCAGAACGGCATGCCTGCTTCGTACGAGAAAAATATCGCCCTGCGCATCGAAGAAAAATTGACGGCGCTTGACGCCGTGCAGACTGCCGCCATGGCGGCGCTGGCAAAATACTATGAACGCACCGTGTATGCGCCCAAGCTGGTGGCGCAGGCCGATGGTTCGCAACTGCCCTACGTCGGTTTTGGCAGCGCCATTTCCGCCGAAGTGGGCGCGCGCCTGCGCGAATCGGCGCGCCGCAAGGGCATGGCCAGCGATGAGCTCGACCGCACGGTGCAAACCCTGCTGGGCCGCCTGAAGGAGTGGGCGAACGTCATCGGCGACTCCGACAGCGATGCCTACGACTGGGAAGTGCGCGAGCCGGAAGCGGACGGTCAGCCACGTTTGAAATATGCGATCAAGGCGGAAATGCTGGAAGCGGGGCGCCTCGAACAATTGCTGCGCCCGGCCGGCGCGGCCGCTGCTCCGGCGGCAGCCGTGTTCGGCATGGCGCCGCCACCGCTGGGTGGCATGCCGCCGCCGCTGGTGGAATACCAGTATTTCCTGGGTATTAATGGCCAGCAGCAGGGACCGTTCACGGCCCAGCAGATCGTGCAATACGTGCAGGCGGGACAGGTCGCACCAGGCACCACCAAGGTGTGGCGCGCGGGCTTGCCGGCCTGGGCCGACCTGGCCCAGTTCCCCGAACTGTCGCCCTTGTTCCTCAGCGCGCCGCCACCGTTGATGCCGCCGCCACTGTGA
- the coxB gene encoding cytochrome c oxidase subunit II: protein MTHAKRLQSLLLGLSLTAFGIGRWATAAPAAGTYPGTGGPVPFEMNLQPPATQIAHEIYDLHTLMMIICLVIFVAVFGVMFYSIFKHRKSLGHKPATFHESTTVEIAWTVVPFLIVIGMALPATRTVVGMKDTSNADITIKATGMQWKWGYDYLKGEGEGISFLSNLATPRSQVGAPGAPPTEKRGENYLIEVDNEVVVPVNKKIRVVLTANDVIHAWSVPAFGVKQDAIPGFVRDTWFKSDHIGTFRGNCAELCGKEHAFMPIVVKVVSADDYKAWVDVKQKEMAALADDPSKVWTIDELKVKGEKVYAANCVVCHQATGKGVPGAFAPLDGSAVVNGPKADQIHVLLNGQKSGKYPAEMPAWKQLSDTEIAAVITYTRNSWSNKAAENIVQPAEIVAARK, encoded by the coding sequence ATGACACATGCAAAGCGACTTCAATCGTTGCTGCTCGGGCTGTCTTTGACAGCGTTTGGCATCGGGCGATGGGCCACGGCGGCACCGGCTGCCGGCACCTATCCCGGCACCGGCGGTCCCGTGCCGTTCGAAATGAATCTGCAACCGCCGGCGACACAGATCGCCCATGAAATCTACGATTTGCACACCCTGATGATGATCATCTGCCTGGTGATCTTCGTGGCCGTGTTCGGCGTCATGTTTTATTCCATCTTCAAGCACCGCAAGTCCCTGGGCCACAAACCGGCCACTTTCCACGAAAGCACCACCGTCGAGATCGCCTGGACCGTCGTGCCTTTCCTGATCGTCATCGGCATGGCCCTGCCTGCCACGCGCACCGTCGTCGGCATGAAGGATACGTCGAACGCCGACATCACCATCAAGGCCACTGGCATGCAGTGGAAATGGGGCTATGACTACCTGAAAGGCGAGGGCGAAGGCATCTCCTTCCTTTCCAACCTGGCCACGCCGCGCTCGCAAGTGGGAGCGCCAGGCGCGCCGCCGACGGAAAAACGCGGTGAAAACTACCTGATCGAAGTCGATAACGAAGTCGTCGTGCCGGTCAACAAGAAAATCCGCGTGGTGCTGACGGCCAACGACGTCATCCACGCCTGGTCCGTGCCCGCCTTTGGCGTCAAGCAGGATGCGATTCCCGGTTTCGTGCGCGACACCTGGTTCAAGTCCGACCATATCGGTACCTTCCGCGGCAATTGCGCCGAGCTGTGCGGCAAGGAGCACGCGTTCATGCCCATCGTCGTCAAGGTCGTATCAGCCGATGACTACAAGGCTTGGGTTGATGTAAAACAAAAGGAAATGGCGGCATTGGCTGATGATCCAAGCAAGGTGTGGACCATCGACGAATTGAAAGTCAAGGGCGAGAAAGTATATGCGGCCAACTGCGTGGTCTGCCACCAGGCGACAGGCAAGGGCGTGCCCGGTGCGTTCGCGCCGCTGGACGGCTCGGCGGTGGTGAACGGTCCGAAAGCGGATCAGATCCACGTCTTGCTGAACGGGCAAAAGAGCGGCAAGTATCCCGCTGAAATGCCAGCCTGGAAACAGCTGTCCGATACGGAAATTGCCGCAGTGATCACTTACACGCGCAATTCCTGGTCGAACAAGGCCGCAGAGAACATCGTTCAACCAGCCGAAATCGTGGCTGCACGCAAGTAA
- a CDS encoding cytochrome oxidase small assembly protein, protein MTEVKTERKKPNNLRTGLILGGLAAFFFLSVFVKRMWL, encoded by the coding sequence ATGACCGAAGTGAAAACTGAGCGTAAAAAACCGAACAACCTGCGTACCGGACTGATACTGGGGGGCCTGGCGGCCTTCTTCTTCCTGTCCGTGTTCGTCAAGCGCATGTGGCTCTGA
- a CDS encoding cytochrome c oxidase assembly protein gives MTTPHQQETRGLNRKMLGKLLVIAVLMFGFGYALIPVYKQICEVMGINVLTQKDGTVAYDNNTQVDTTRSITVEFDGNAQGPWRFRPTVSSMQVHPGELVTVMYEVVNTQNRVVNAQAIPSYAPQSATPHFKKVECFCFKQQTLKAKEARQMPVVFFLDPALPKEVKTITLSYTFFEIAGLSQAQTPAVQ, from the coding sequence GTGACGACGCCCCATCAACAGGAAACACGCGGCCTGAACCGCAAGATGCTGGGCAAGCTGCTCGTCATTGCCGTGCTGATGTTCGGCTTCGGCTATGCCCTGATTCCCGTCTACAAGCAGATTTGCGAAGTGATGGGCATCAACGTGCTGACGCAAAAAGATGGCACGGTGGCTTACGACAACAATACGCAGGTCGACACGACGCGCAGCATCACCGTCGAGTTCGACGGCAATGCGCAGGGGCCATGGCGCTTCCGCCCGACCGTGTCGAGCATGCAGGTGCATCCGGGCGAACTGGTGACCGTCATGTATGAAGTGGTCAACACGCAAAACCGCGTCGTCAACGCGCAAGCGATCCCCAGCTACGCGCCGCAGAGCGCCACGCCGCATTTCAAGAAGGTCGAGTGCTTCTGCTTCAAGCAGCAGACCTTGAAGGCCAAGGAAGCGCGGCAGATGCCGGTGGTGTTCTTCCTCGATCCGGCCCTGCCGAAAGAGGTCAAGACCATCACGCTGTCGTACACGTTTTTCGAGATTGCCGGTCTGAGCCAGGCTCAGACGCCGGCCGTCCAATAG
- a CDS encoding cytochrome c oxidase subunit 3, with the protein MSSNHAAVPYYFVPGPSRWPMLGGASLLLTMIGASAWVNDVSWGPYVNYLGLAGILLVLYFWFGDAISESEQGLYSERIDHSFRWSMSWFIFSEVMFFAAFFGALFYARSISMPWLADLDHKVIWPDFAAQWGNTGPAGTVQEFTTMTPFWIPTINTALLLLSGVTLTISHHALRAGHRGMTALFLFATILLGAIFMGFQVYEYMHAYSELNLKLTSGIYGATFFMLTGFHGFHVTLGAIMLSVILYRVLKGHFTPEHHFGFEGAAWYWHFVDVVWLGLYVVVYWL; encoded by the coding sequence ATGAGTTCCAACCACGCCGCCGTACCTTATTATTTCGTACCCGGCCCGTCGCGCTGGCCCATGCTGGGCGGCGCCAGCCTGCTGCTGACCATGATCGGCGCCTCGGCCTGGGTCAACGACGTCTCCTGGGGGCCGTACGTCAATTACCTGGGCCTGGCCGGCATCCTGCTGGTGCTGTATTTCTGGTTCGGCGACGCCATCAGCGAATCGGAGCAGGGCCTGTACAGCGAGCGCATCGACCACTCGTTCCGCTGGAGCATGAGCTGGTTCATCTTTTCCGAAGTCATGTTCTTCGCCGCCTTCTTTGGCGCCCTGTTCTATGCGCGCAGCATCTCGATGCCATGGCTGGCCGACCTCGACCACAAGGTGATCTGGCCCGATTTCGCCGCTCAATGGGGCAATACGGGCCCGGCCGGCACGGTGCAGGAATTCACCACCATGACGCCGTTCTGGATTCCGACCATCAATACGGCCTTGCTGCTGCTGTCGGGCGTCACATTGACCATTTCGCACCACGCGCTGCGCGCCGGCCACCGGGGCATGACGGCCCTGTTCCTGTTCGCCACGATCTTGCTGGGCGCCATCTTCATGGGCTTCCAGGTCTACGAATACATGCACGCCTACAGCGAACTGAACTTGAAATTGACGTCCGGCATCTACGGCGCCACCTTCTTCATGCTGACGGGTTTCCACGGCTTCCACGTGACCCTGGGCGCCATCATGCTGTCCGTCATCCTGTACCGCGTGCTGAAAGGCCATTTCACGCCGGAACACCACTTCGGCTTCGAAGGCGCCGCCTGGTACTGGCACTTTGTCGACGTCGTCTGGCTGGGCCTGTACGTGGTCGTGTATTGGTTATAA